Proteins encoded together in one Pontiella desulfatans window:
- a CDS encoding thrombospondin type 3 repeat-containing protein: protein MKKWITTIVAIGLACGIQAGTLITSDGAWSSTSINATSNGGMQTNYINGGAFGTTLGKDWYRSNADAETTNTMYMSAVSGNPDLTYQAGKTYIYQIQGYAAIESHSNTQNVMLIAGSDTNGIAGTLVSGLNNTGVYGINDQVAISGSYTVEVGDPIIGQPIGMKLFSSGIQTRWYSDGSSFISSVLADHISTGTLFSTEFELDGAGELITTANPIEMEVVVGNELIITNAVDSYFRMNITAEGAKNNFKLDAQADSFRASTLYTLSFRGQKAINGDAAQNEVDIILGGTYTNTLAISTTTTPYSMVINPDEIGLVGDDLSIEFVPAGAATAVNQYRVFNVDFSAEAPPPVHTGLLYQTSFETNAVGVIAVNNIDLEVVDGFDLIKEAADNYVSMNLNGSARNDFQLAAAADTFRELTTYTFSFAANKTISNDATQNELGLILGGVYTQTVVVSSSSKLPFSFDVNAEDLGFEGQPFSIEIEPLGTTSAVNQYRVYNLEITAVDIPADLTTNGTPHPWLDDYYPGLETDEEYEAQDISDTDGDGFRAWQEYQLGTDPTNALSLLTITEAAPAVGGEFVVTWQSAAGKSYNILTNVNLTVGNWGTAATAVPSAGAETSYTTTVGSAVNFFQVELD, encoded by the coding sequence ATGAAAAAGTGGATCACAACAATTGTTGCTATTGGATTGGCTTGTGGAATTCAGGCCGGAACGCTGATTACTTCGGATGGGGCATGGAGCAGTACCAGTATTAACGCCACATCAAACGGCGGAATGCAGACGAACTATATTAATGGCGGAGCATTCGGCACAACGCTTGGCAAGGATTGGTATCGATCCAATGCAGATGCTGAGACTACCAACACCATGTACATGTCTGCCGTGTCCGGAAATCCCGATCTTACCTACCAGGCGGGAAAGACCTACATCTACCAGATTCAGGGCTATGCCGCGATTGAGAGTCACTCCAACACGCAGAATGTCATGCTGATCGCCGGCAGTGATACAAACGGCATCGCCGGAACACTGGTGAGCGGGCTGAATAATACCGGTGTGTATGGCATTAACGACCAGGTGGCGATTTCGGGGTCCTACACCGTCGAGGTGGGCGATCCAATTATCGGTCAGCCGATCGGGATGAAGTTGTTCAGCAGCGGTATCCAGACCCGCTGGTACAGCGACGGAAGTTCGTTCATTTCCAGCGTACTGGCCGACCATATTTCGACAGGCACATTGTTCAGCACGGAATTTGAACTGGATGGAGCAGGCGAACTGATTACCACGGCAAACCCGATTGAAATGGAAGTTGTTGTAGGTAATGAATTGATTATTACCAACGCCGTAGACAGCTATTTCCGCATGAATATCACCGCGGAGGGAGCCAAAAATAATTTCAAACTGGATGCTCAGGCGGATTCGTTCCGGGCATCGACCCTTTATACCTTAAGCTTCCGAGGGCAGAAAGCCATTAACGGTGACGCCGCACAAAACGAAGTGGACATCATTCTGGGGGGAACCTACACCAATACGCTCGCTATCAGCACCACAACCACACCGTATTCAATGGTCATCAATCCGGATGAAATCGGCCTGGTTGGGGATGATCTGAGCATCGAATTTGTTCCGGCCGGTGCGGCAACGGCGGTTAACCAGTACCGGGTCTTCAATGTTGACTTTTCGGCGGAAGCTCCGCCGCCGGTTCACACCGGGCTGCTCTACCAGACTTCCTTCGAAACCAATGCCGTCGGAGTCATTGCTGTCAACAATATCGATTTGGAAGTCGTGGACGGATTCGATTTAATCAAGGAGGCGGCCGATAATTATGTTTCGATGAATCTGAATGGTTCTGCTCGCAATGATTTTCAGCTGGCCGCCGCTGCGGATACCTTCCGCGAACTGACGACCTATACCTTCAGCTTTGCCGCGAACAAGACGATTAGCAACGATGCAACCCAGAACGAGCTGGGCTTAATCCTGGGCGGAGTCTACACCCAGACTGTGGTGGTCAGCAGTTCCTCGAAGCTGCCGTTTTCTTTCGATGTGAACGCGGAAGACCTCGGCTTCGAGGGTCAACCCTTCAGCATTGAAATCGAGCCGCTGGGAACGACTTCGGCGGTCAATCAATACAGGGTGTATAATCTGGAAATCACGGCAGTCGATATTCCCGCCGACCTGACGACCAACGGAACACCGCATCCATGGCTGGACGACTATTATCCGGGGCTGGAGACGGACGAGGAATATGAAGCGCAGGACATTTCCGATACCGATGGCGACGGCTTCCGGGCCTGGCAGGAATACCAGCTCGGAACCGATCCCACCAATGCGCTATCGCTGCTGACCATCACCGAGGCTGCTCCGGCGGTGGGCGGTGAGTTCGTCGTGACCTGGCAGTCGGCCGCCGGCAAGAGCTACAACATCCTGACCAATGTAAACCTCACTGTTGGCAACTGGGGCACGGCAGCCACGGCTGTACCTTCCGCCGGCGCTGAAACCTCGTACACCACCACCGTGGGCAGTGCAGTGAATTTCTTCCAAGTGGAGTTAGACTAA
- a CDS encoding LamG domain-containing protein: protein MKKNKAILAVAFALVCGAHAALIGEWSFDGQNMYNAAETPATTHRGIYRYHNGTAMVNSETGVFSTDTRLGEGYSLDLSAAKAHMYIHDSTTYLPTTTFTYSVFVKVDGWQDGTWDTILSKQSGGSAGFALRHTSNLDYTGVDLIGETTNIRDVTDQVNVADNGWHHLAFTYDGTTAKYYIDGVLRRSLASDFTPDTGSFLVLGAQDTAGNEQFGGLVDDLSVYDTALTAEEIAAIAIPEPATLGMVLSFSVAIVAIRRRLIM from the coding sequence ATGAAAAAGAATAAGGCTATACTGGCAGTAGCGTTTGCATTGGTTTGCGGCGCTCATGCGGCGTTGATCGGAGAGTGGAGCTTCGATGGCCAGAATATGTACAATGCAGCAGAAACCCCCGCCACGACTCATCGTGGGATATACCGCTATCATAACGGGACAGCAATGGTAAATTCTGAAACCGGGGTTTTCAGCACGGATACACGTTTGGGTGAGGGATATTCGCTCGATCTGAGTGCAGCTAAAGCGCATATGTATATCCATGACTCAACAACGTATCTGCCCACGACCACATTCACCTACTCGGTGTTTGTCAAGGTGGACGGCTGGCAGGATGGTACCTGGGATACAATCTTATCCAAGCAGAGTGGAGGCTCAGCAGGTTTTGCCCTGAGACACACTTCGAATCTGGACTATACGGGCGTGGACCTTATTGGAGAAACAACCAATATCCGGGATGTTACGGATCAGGTGAACGTTGCGGATAATGGCTGGCACCATCTGGCGTTTACGTATGACGGAACCACGGCGAAATATTATATCGATGGCGTTCTCAGGAGGTCTCTTGCGAGTGATTTCACTCCGGACACAGGCAGTTTTCTAGTCCTGGGGGCTCAGGATACGGCCGGTAATGAGCAGTTTGGCGGGTTGGTGGATGATCTCTCGGTTTATGACACCGCGCTTACTGCGGAGGAGATTGCTGCCATCGCAATTCCCGAGCCGGCCACGCTGGGCATGGTCTTATCTTTCAGCGTGGCGATCGTCGCAATTCGCAGAAGGCTGATCATGTAA